From the genome of Gemmatimonadales bacterium, one region includes:
- a CDS encoding HD domain-containing protein translates to MNGYSDDINHAFAFAAKYRAPYAPVDGAMTYFAHPANVAVILARHGADEVTLVAAILHNVIEVTPPRLHQEVFVKIEDKFGVAVLNLAREAVEVSEDDRGTRVSWLQRKHALINHLLGVSSRALDICCGDEIHQCGTALAIAERLGPEYLAPSGLPSTLNELCCYDDILEAFDRRSDWHARGMKSELHALKLRLWSALQSDE, encoded by the coding sequence ATGAACGGATATAGCGACGACATCAACCACGCGTTCGCCTTTGCGGCGAAGTACCGGGCGCCGTACGCCCCGGTGGATGGGGCGATGACGTATTTCGCGCATCCCGCGAATGTCGCCGTGATCCTCGCGCGCCACGGTGCTGACGAAGTCACCCTCGTCGCCGCGATCCTGCACAATGTGATCGAAGTGACTCCGCCGCGGCTGCACCAGGAGGTCTTCGTCAAGATCGAGGACAAATTCGGCGTGGCGGTGCTCAACCTGGCGCGCGAAGCGGTCGAGGTGTCGGAGGATGATCGCGGAACGCGCGTGTCGTGGCTGCAGCGCAAGCACGCGTTGATCAATCATCTCCTCGGCGTCTCGAGCCGGGCGCTCGACATCTGCTGCGGCGACGAGATCCATCAGTGCGGCACGGCGCTGGCAATCGCCGAACGTCTCGGACCGGAGTATCTCGCGCCAAGCGGCCTGCCGTCGACGCTGAACGAACTCTGCTGCTACGACGACATCCTCGAAGCGTTCGACCGCCGCAGCGACTGGCATGCGCGGGGAATGAAGAGCGAACTCCATGCGCTCAAGCTGCGGCTCTGGTCCGCGCTCCAGTCCGACGAATAA